The Epinephelus lanceolatus isolate andai-2023 chromosome 1, ASM4190304v1, whole genome shotgun sequence genome has a window encoding:
- the znf740a gene encoding uncharacterized protein znf740a isoform X24: protein MSHLPSSSVRDHMKWAGLLGCEAVLSSMALMQASSMAAPPKKMMAPLGHGPPQREGPDRAPQSHMILPSGMSCPPLLIRKEGDFQAPRLLDEKDMRANEDMQQKKKNRKSVTPCKVREQEGRGGKGTGGDENGPSSKVQKNFICDHCYGAFRSGYHLKRHILIHTGEKPYACAVCDMRFIQRYHLERHSLIHTGVKPYACSMCDMRFFQRYHLERHRLTHTGVKPYACSMCDMRFFQRYHLARHSLTHTGVKPYACSMCDMRFFQRYHLARHSLTHTGVKPYACSMCDMRFFQRYHLARHTLTHTGVKPYACSMCDMRFFQRYHLARHSLTHTGVKPYACTMCDMRFIQRYQLERHSLTHTGVKPYACTMCDKRFFQRYHLARHSLTHMGVKPYACTMCDMKFFQRYHLARHSLTHTGVKPFACTMCDMRFVQRYHLARHSLTHTGVKPYACTMCDKRFFQRYHLARHSLTHMGEKPFACDMCDMRFIQRYHLERHKRVHSGEKPYQCERCQQNFSRTDRLLRHRRLCQGRGVAKVENQPCCEPRPYPQEPPPAPPTWSPLHPPPGRLAV from the exons ATGTCACATCTGCCCAGCAGCTCAGTCCGCGACCATATGAAATGG GCGGGGCTGCTTGGCTGCGAGGCTGTCCTCTCCAGCATGGCCCTGATGCAGGCCAGCTCCATGGCTGCTCCGCCCAAAAAAATGATGGCTCCACTTGGCCATGGACCACCGCAGAGAGAGGGACCTGACCGTGCTCCCCAGAGCCATATGATCCTCCCGTCTGGAATGAGCTGTCCACCCCTG CTTATCCGGAAGGAAGGTGATTTCCAAGCTCCCCGCCTGCTGGATGAGAAGGACATGAGGGCCAACGAGGAcatgcagcagaaaaaaaagaacaggaaatCAGTAACGCCCTGCAAAGTGAGAGAACAAGAAGGAAGGGGAGGGAAG GGCACAGGTGGAGATGAGAATGGTCCCTCATCCAAAGTGCAGAAAAACTTTATTTGTGATCACTGTTATGGAGCATTTAGGAGCGGATACCACCTGAAGAGACATATCCTCATTCATACAG GGGAGAAGCCGTATGCTTGTGCCGTATGTGACATGAGGTTTATTCAGCGTTACCACCTGGAGAGACACAGCCTCATTCACACGG gGGTGAAGCCGTACGCTTGTTCCATGTGTGACATGCGGTTTTTCCAGCGTTACCACCTGGAGAGACACAGACTCACTCATACGG GGGTGAAGCCGTACGCTTGCTCCATGTGTGACATGAGGTTCTTCCAACGTTACCATCTGGCAAGACACAGCCTCACTCATACTG GGGTGAAGCCATACGCTTGCTCCATGTGTGACATGAGATTTTTCCAGAGATACCACTTGGCGAGACACAGCCTCACTCACACGG ggGTGAAGCCATATGCTTGCTCCATGTGTGACATGAGATTTTTCCAGAGATACCACCTGGCAAGACACACTCTCACCCATACGG GGGTGAAGCCATACGCTTGCTCCATGTGTGACATGAGGTTCTTCCAGCGTTACCATTTGGCAAGACACAGCCTCACTCATACTG GGGTGAAGCCATATGCTTGTACCATGTGTGACATGCGCTTTATACAACGTTACCAACTGGAGAGACACAGTCTCACTCATACGG GGGTGAAGCCGTACGCTTGCACCATGTGTGACAAGAGGTTTTTTCAGCGCTACCACCTGGCGAGACACAGCCTCACTCATATGG GTGTGAAACCTTATGCTTGCACCATGTGTGACATGAAGTTTTTTCAGCGTTACCACCTGGCGAGACACAGCCTCACTCATACGG GTGTGAAACCTTTTGCTTGTACCATGTGTGACATGAGGTTTGTTCAGCGTTACCACCTGGCGAGACACAGCCTCACTCATACGG GTGTGAAACCTTATGCTTGCACCATGTGTGACAAGAGGTTTTTTCAGCGCTACCACCTGGCAAGACACAGCCTCACTCATATGG GAGAGAAGCCATTTGCTTGTGACATGTGTGATATGAGGTTTATCCAGCGCTACCACCTTGAGAGACACAAGCGTGTCCATAGTGGGGAGAAGCCTTACCAGTGTGAACGGTGCCAGCAG aACTTTTCACGGACAGACCGGCTGTTGCGGCATCGGCGGTTGTGCCAGGGTCGCGGCGTAGCCAAAGTAGAGAACCAGCCATGCTGCGAACCACGCCCATACCCCCAAGAACCCCCACCTGCACCCCCAACCTGGAGTCCCCTGCACCCCCCTCCAGGCCGACTGGCGGTCTGA
- the znf740a gene encoding uncharacterized protein znf740a isoform X14: protein MSHLPSSSVRDHMKWAGLLGCEAVLSSMALMQASSMAAPPKKMMAPLGHGPPQREGPDRAPQSHMILPSGMSCPPLLIRKEGDFQAPRLLDEKDMRANEDMQQKKKNRKSVTPCKGTGGDENGPSSKVQKNFICDHCYGAFRSGYHLKRHILIHTGEKPYACAVCDMRFIQRYHLERHSLIHTGVKPYACSMCDMRFFQRYHLERHRLTHTGVKPYACSMCDMRFFQRYHLARHSLTHTGVKPYACSMCDMRFFQRYHLARHSLTHTGVKPYACSMCDMRFFQRYHLARHTLTHTGVKPYACSMCDMRFFQRYHLARHSLTHTGVKPYACTMCDMRFIQRYQLERHSLTHTGVKPYACTMCDKRFFQRYHLARHSLTHMGVKPYACTMCDMKFFQRYHLARHSLTHTGVKPYACTMCDKRFFQRYHLARHSLTHMGVKPFACTMCDMRFVQRYHLARHSLTHTGVKPYACTMCDKRFFQRYHLARHSLTHMGVKPFACTMCDMRFVQRYHLARHSLTHTGEKPFACDMCDMRFIQRYHLERHKRVHSGEKPYQCERCQQNFSRTDRLLRHRRLCQGRGVAKVENQPCCEPRPYPQEPPPAPPTWSPLHPPPGRLAV from the exons ATGTCACATCTGCCCAGCAGCTCAGTCCGCGACCATATGAAATGG GCGGGGCTGCTTGGCTGCGAGGCTGTCCTCTCCAGCATGGCCCTGATGCAGGCCAGCTCCATGGCTGCTCCGCCCAAAAAAATGATGGCTCCACTTGGCCATGGACCACCGCAGAGAGAGGGACCTGACCGTGCTCCCCAGAGCCATATGATCCTCCCGTCTGGAATGAGCTGTCCACCCCTG CTTATCCGGAAGGAAGGTGATTTCCAAGCTCCCCGCCTGCTGGATGAGAAGGACATGAGGGCCAACGAGGAcatgcagcagaaaaaaaagaacaggaaatCAGTAACGCCCTGCAAA GGCACAGGTGGAGATGAGAATGGTCCCTCATCCAAAGTGCAGAAAAACTTTATTTGTGATCACTGTTATGGAGCATTTAGGAGCGGATACCACCTGAAGAGACATATCCTCATTCATACAG GGGAGAAGCCGTATGCTTGTGCCGTATGTGACATGAGGTTTATTCAGCGTTACCACCTGGAGAGACACAGCCTCATTCACACGG gGGTGAAGCCGTACGCTTGTTCCATGTGTGACATGCGGTTTTTCCAGCGTTACCACCTGGAGAGACACAGACTCACTCATACGG GGGTGAAGCCGTACGCTTGCTCCATGTGTGACATGAGGTTCTTCCAACGTTACCATCTGGCAAGACACAGCCTCACTCATACTG GGGTGAAGCCATACGCTTGCTCCATGTGTGACATGAGATTTTTCCAGAGATACCACTTGGCGAGACACAGCCTCACTCACACGG ggGTGAAGCCATATGCTTGCTCCATGTGTGACATGAGATTTTTCCAGAGATACCACCTGGCAAGACACACTCTCACCCATACGG GGGTGAAGCCATACGCTTGCTCCATGTGTGACATGAGGTTCTTCCAGCGTTACCATTTGGCAAGACACAGCCTCACTCATACTG GGGTGAAGCCATATGCTTGTACCATGTGTGACATGCGCTTTATACAACGTTACCAACTGGAGAGACACAGTCTCACTCATACGG GGGTGAAGCCGTACGCTTGCACCATGTGTGACAAGAGGTTTTTTCAGCGCTACCACCTGGCGAGACACAGCCTCACTCATATGG GTGTGAAACCTTATGCTTGCACCATGTGTGACATGAAGTTTTTTCAGCGTTACCACCTGGCGAGACACAGCCTCACTCATACGG GTGTGAAACCTTATGCTTGCACCATGTGTGACAAGAGGTTTTTTCAGCGCTACCACCTGGCGAGACACAGCCTCACTCATATGG GTGTGAAACCTTTTGCTTGTACCATGTGTGACATGAGGTTTGTTCAGCGTTACCACCTGGCGAGACACAGCCTCACTCATACGG GTGTGAAACCTTATGCTTGCACCATGTGTGACAAGAGGTTTTTTCAGCGCTACCACCTGGCAAGACACAGCCTCACTCATATGG GTGTGAAACCTTTTGCTTGTACCATGTGTGACATGCGGTTTGTTCAGCGTTACCACCTGGCGAGACACAGCCTCACTCATACGG GAGAGAAGCCATTTGCTTGTGACATGTGTGATATGAGGTTTATCCAGCGCTACCACCTTGAGAGACACAAGCGTGTCCATAGTGGGGAGAAGCCTTACCAGTGTGAACGGTGCCAGCAG aACTTTTCACGGACAGACCGGCTGTTGCGGCATCGGCGGTTGTGCCAGGGTCGCGGCGTAGCCAAAGTAGAGAACCAGCCATGCTGCGAACCACGCCCATACCCCCAAGAACCCCCACCTGCACCCCCAACCTGGAGTCCCCTGCACCCCCCTCCAGGCCGACTGGCGGTCTGA
- the znf740a gene encoding uncharacterized protein znf740a isoform X18, which produces MSHLPSSSVRDHMKWAGLLGCEAVLSSMALMQASSMAAPPKKMMAPLGHGPPQREGPDRAPQSHMILPSGMSCPPLLIRKEGDFQAPRLLDEKDMRANEDMQQKKKNRKSVTPCKVREQEGRGGKGTGGDENGPSSKVQKNFICDHCYGAFRSGYHLKRHILIHTGEKPYACAVCDMRFIQRYHLERHSLIHTGVKPYACSMCDMRFFQRYHLERHRLTHTGVKPYACSMCDMRFFQRYHLARHSLTHTGVKPYACSMCDMRFFQRYHLARHSLTHTGVKPYACSMCDMRFFQRYHLARHTLTHTGVKPYACSMCDMRFFQRYHLARHSLTHTGVKPYACTMCDMRFIQRYQLERHSLTHTGVKPYACTMCDKRFFQRYHLARHSLTHMGVKPYACTMCDMKFFQRYHLARHSLTHTGVKPYACTMCDKRFFQRYHLARHSLTHMGVKPFACTMCDMRFVQRYHLARHSLTHTGVKPYACSMCDMRFIQRNHLERHSLTHTGEKPFACDMCDMRFIQRYHLERHKRVHSGEKPYQCERCQQNFSRTDRLLRHRRLCQGRGVAKVENQPCCEPRPYPQEPPPAPPTWSPLHPPPGRLAV; this is translated from the exons ATGTCACATCTGCCCAGCAGCTCAGTCCGCGACCATATGAAATGG GCGGGGCTGCTTGGCTGCGAGGCTGTCCTCTCCAGCATGGCCCTGATGCAGGCCAGCTCCATGGCTGCTCCGCCCAAAAAAATGATGGCTCCACTTGGCCATGGACCACCGCAGAGAGAGGGACCTGACCGTGCTCCCCAGAGCCATATGATCCTCCCGTCTGGAATGAGCTGTCCACCCCTG CTTATCCGGAAGGAAGGTGATTTCCAAGCTCCCCGCCTGCTGGATGAGAAGGACATGAGGGCCAACGAGGAcatgcagcagaaaaaaaagaacaggaaatCAGTAACGCCCTGCAAAGTGAGAGAACAAGAAGGAAGGGGAGGGAAG GGCACAGGTGGAGATGAGAATGGTCCCTCATCCAAAGTGCAGAAAAACTTTATTTGTGATCACTGTTATGGAGCATTTAGGAGCGGATACCACCTGAAGAGACATATCCTCATTCATACAG GGGAGAAGCCGTATGCTTGTGCCGTATGTGACATGAGGTTTATTCAGCGTTACCACCTGGAGAGACACAGCCTCATTCACACGG gGGTGAAGCCGTACGCTTGTTCCATGTGTGACATGCGGTTTTTCCAGCGTTACCACCTGGAGAGACACAGACTCACTCATACGG GGGTGAAGCCGTACGCTTGCTCCATGTGTGACATGAGGTTCTTCCAACGTTACCATCTGGCAAGACACAGCCTCACTCATACTG GGGTGAAGCCATACGCTTGCTCCATGTGTGACATGAGATTTTTCCAGAGATACCACTTGGCGAGACACAGCCTCACTCACACGG ggGTGAAGCCATATGCTTGCTCCATGTGTGACATGAGATTTTTCCAGAGATACCACCTGGCAAGACACACTCTCACCCATACGG GGGTGAAGCCATACGCTTGCTCCATGTGTGACATGAGGTTCTTCCAGCGTTACCATTTGGCAAGACACAGCCTCACTCATACTG GGGTGAAGCCATATGCTTGTACCATGTGTGACATGCGCTTTATACAACGTTACCAACTGGAGAGACACAGTCTCACTCATACGG GGGTGAAGCCGTACGCTTGCACCATGTGTGACAAGAGGTTTTTTCAGCGCTACCACCTGGCGAGACACAGCCTCACTCATATGG GTGTGAAACCTTATGCTTGCACCATGTGTGACATGAAGTTTTTTCAGCGTTACCACCTGGCGAGACACAGCCTCACTCATACGG GTGTGAAACCTTATGCTTGCACCATGTGTGACAAGAGGTTTTTTCAGCGCTACCACCTGGCGAGACACAGCCTCACTCATATGG GTGTGAAACCTTTTGCTTGTACCATGTGTGACATGAGGTTTGTTCAGCGTTACCACCTGGCGAGACACAGCCTCACTCATACGG gGGTGAAGCCGTATGCTTGTTCCATGTGTGACATGAGGTTTATTCAGCGTAACCACCTGGAGAGACACAGCCTCACTCATACGG GAGAGAAGCCATTTGCTTGTGACATGTGTGATATGAGGTTTATCCAGCGCTACCACCTTGAGAGACACAAGCGTGTCCATAGTGGGGAGAAGCCTTACCAGTGTGAACGGTGCCAGCAG aACTTTTCACGGACAGACCGGCTGTTGCGGCATCGGCGGTTGTGCCAGGGTCGCGGCGTAGCCAAAGTAGAGAACCAGCCATGCTGCGAACCACGCCCATACCCCCAAGAACCCCCACCTGCACCCCCAACCTGGAGTCCCCTGCACCCCCCTCCAGGCCGACTGGCGGTCTGA